The genomic segment ATTTTATTAAATATAGAGATGGAGTATAGGAGGCTAAATTAGTAGTGATGGGAACTGAAGAATTAGCTGAATTGATTGCTGAAACAGCGGATGATAAGAAAGCCTTGGATATTACTATTTTAAATCTGCAGGGAATTTCCATTATAGCCGATTACTTTGTAATCTGTAGTGGAAAGACTGATATTCAGGTACAGGCTATAGCTCGAGGGATTGAAGACAAGCTATCCGATAATCCTGAGGTTGAATTACAAAGAAAGGAAGGTATGGATGATGCTAAGTGGGTATTGTTGGATTATGCTGATATAATTGTCCATATTTTTCACCGGCAAGAGCGTGAGTTTTATGAGTTAGAACGGCTGTGGGGCGATGCTGAAAGGGTAGACTGGCAATAAATTAAAAAAATCACTTGACAAATTAAATTATATAAATTATAATACTAATCGAGCTAAAATTGAACAAGTGATTTGTGGGGATATAGCTCAGTGGGAGAGCGCTTGTCTGGCAGACAAGAGGTCGAGGGTTCAAGTCCCTCTATCTCCACCAGAAATAATTTTTCATTTA from the Acetohalobium arabaticum DSM 5501 genome contains:
- the rsfS gene encoding ribosome silencing factor; this translates as MGTEELAELIAETADDKKALDITILNLQGISIIADYFVICSGKTDIQVQAIARGIEDKLSDNPEVELQRKEGMDDAKWVLLDYADIIVHIFHRQEREFYELERLWGDAERVDWQ